From the genome of Pseudomonas sp. WJP1:
GACTCGCCCCGGCACGCTACATTGCGCGGCGATGGCGGTCACCGACAGCGACGAGGTGTTGGTGGCCAACAGGCAGTCGTCGGCTACCACGGCTTCAAGGTCGGCGAACAAGGCACGCTTGATCTCGAGGTTCTCGACGATCGCTTCCACCACCAACTGGGCATCGGCCAGCTCGGCCAAGGCGTTCGCCGCCAGCAGATGTTGCGCGGCCACCTGTACCTGCTGCTCGCTCAACTTGCCCTTGGCGCAAAGCTTTTCGAGGGTTGTCACAATCCCTTGGCGGGCGGATTGCGCGGCGCCTTCGCGGCTGTCGAACAGTTGCACCGTTACGCCGGCCAATGCCGCGATCTGCGCGATGCCGGCGCCCATGACACCCGCACCGACCACCGCCATGCGATTGATTTTTCGTGCATTCATGCTCAGTTCCCCGAATAGACCGGCTGGCGTTTCTCGAGGAAGGCGCGCATGCCCTCCTTCTGGTCGGCGGAATCAAAGAGCAGCTGGAAGGCCTTGCGCTCCAGCATCAGCGCGGTGTCCAGCGAGGCGTCCTGGCCTGCCAGCAAGACTTCCTTGATCTGCATCACGGCCAATGGCGGCATGCCGGCAATCTGCGTGGCCAGTTCCAGAGCACGTGCCTGCACCTGGTCGTCCTCCACCACCTCACTGGCCAGGCCCATGCGCAGGGCCTCATCGGCGCTGACCGGCAGGCCGGTGAGCAGCATGCGCATCGCCTGGAACTTGCCGACCGCACGGGTCAGGCGCTGGGTTCCGCCGGCACCGGGCATGATGCCGACACGGATTTCTGGCTGACCAAAACGGGCGCTGCGGCCGGCGACGATCAAGTCGGCATGCATCGCCAATTCACAGCCGCCACCCAGGGCGAAGCCATTGACCGCCGCGATCACCGGTTTCGGGCACTCGGCGATTGCCGCCCACAGCCGTTGCGTCTGGCGCAGGAGCATGTCGATGGCACCGCGCTCAGCCATGTCGCGAATATCCGCGCCGGCGGCGAACACCTGGTCACCGCCGGTGAGCAGGATGCAACGCACTTCAGGATCGACGCCCAGCACGCTGAAGTGTTCCGCCAGTTGCTCACGGACCGCCTGGTTCAGCGCATTGCGCGCCTCAGGTCGGTTGAGGTGGATCCGCGCCACGCCCGTCAAAGGGTGATCGACATAGGTTTCGTTCATAACTGCCTCTTGTTTTTGTTCCGCTATGCGAAACTATGTTTTGCAATTAAAAACAAGCCTACGCAAATTCTCCTGCGCTTTGCAATCACACGAACGCATCACATGACAAACAATAAATTTATGGTTGGATTCATTAGTTCCGCTATGCGAAACTTGATTCTATTTTATTGACTATCGCTTTTCGCCTATGCCAGCATCCGGCCGGCGATCGGCGAGCCACCGTCCGACGCATGAGGATCGACCATGACCAAGCCCACGCCTTTCGACACCGAACTCGACCAGCAAGACCTGGAGCAGGACCGCCAGTTCGTCACCGCCCTCGCCCGTGGCCTGGAGCTGTTGCGCTGCTTTCGCCCGGGCGAGCGTTTGCTGGGCAATCAGGAGCTGGTCGTGCGCAGTGGCTTGCCCAAGGCCACGGTGTCGCGCCTGACCTACACCCTGGTGCGCCTGGGTTACCTGCAATACAACGCCAGCATGGGCAAGTACGCCCTCGACACCGGCGTGCTTGCCCTCGGCTACGCGCACCTCAGCGGGCTGGACATTCGCCGGGCGGCACGACCGCTGATGGCCGAACTCGCCGAGCAGACCCAGACTTCGGTGTCCCTCGGCGCGCGCGATCGCCTGAGCATGGTCTACATCGACAACTGCCAGGGCAGCGGCCCGTTGACCCTGCGCCTGGACATCGGCGCCCGCATTCCCCTGGCGACCACTGCCATGGGCCGCGCCTATCTCGCCGCCTTGCCGGAACAGGAGCGCGATCTGCTGCTCGATCAACTGCGCGCCCGCGACCAGGAGCAATGGCCGGCCATCCGCGAACAACTGGAAAAAGCCTTCCGCCAGTACCAGGACCAGGGCTTCTGCCTGTCCCTCGGTGGCTGGGAAAAGGACATCAACGCCGTTGGCGTTCCATTGATCAAACCCGACGGCTCCGGTGTCGTCGCCTTCAGCTGCGGTGGCCCGGCATTCGCCCTGCGCCAGCACATGCTGGAGGACGACCTGGGGCCACGCCTTTCGCACATGGTGCGCAATGTCCAGGCCAATCTGGGCCGACAATACCAATAAGAGGTCATGCATGATCAACGATCAGGAAACACTCAACCTGCTGCTCGACAATCTGTCGCGCTTCGTCCGCGAGCGCCTGGTGCCCGCCGAGTCCGAAGTCGCGGAAACCGACCGGATTCCCCGGCACATCGTCGATGAGATGCGCGCACTGGGCCTGTTCGGCCTGTGCATCCCGCAGGAATACGACGGCCTCGGCCTGAGCATGGAAGAGGAAGTCCTGGTCGCTTTCGAACTGGGCAAGACTTCGCCTGCGTTCCGTTCCCTGATCGGCACCAACAACGGCATTGGCTCCCAGGGCCTGATCATCGACGGCACCGAAGAGCAGAAACAGCGCTACCTGCCGCGGATGGCCGCCGGCGAACTGATCGGCTCGTTCGCCCTCACTGAACCGGGCGCGGGTTCCGACGCTGCCTCGCTGTCCACCCGTGCCGTGCGCGAGGGGGATTTCTACGTCCTCAACGGCACCAAGCGCTTCATCACCAACGCCCCGCAAGCCGGCATTTTCACGGTAATGGCCCGCACCAGCAGCGAGATCAAGGGCGCCGGCGGTATTTCCGCGTTCATCGTCGAGGCCGGTACGCCGGGGCTGTCGCTGGGCAAGATCGACCAGAAGATGGGCCAGAAAGGCGCGCACACCTGCGATGTCATCTTTGAAAACTGCCGTATCCCTGCCGCCAACCTGATCGGTGGCGTGGAAGGTATCGGCTTCAAGACAGCCATGAAAGTCCTCGACAAGGGCCGCCTGCACATTGCCGCCATTTGCGTCGGTGCGGCCGAACGCATGCTCGACGATGCGCTGACTTACGCTCTGGAGCGCAAGCAGTTCGGCCAGCCGCTGGCCGAGTTCCAGTTGATCCAGGCGATGTTCGCCGACAGCCAGGCGGACATCTACGCCGCCCGCTGCATGGTCATCGACGCCGCACGCAAGCGCGATCTCAAGCAGGACGTGTCCATGGAAGCGTCGTGCTGCAAGATGTTCGCCTCGGAAATGTGCGGCCGCGTGGCCGATCGCGCCGTGCAGATCTTCGGCGGTGCCGGTTACGTCAGCGAATACGGCATCGAGCGCTTCTACCGCGATGTCCGCCTGTTCCGCATCTACGAAGGCACCACACAGATCCAGCAACTGGTGATTGCCCGCCACCTGATTCGTCGCGCGGGGCTCAAATAACATGCTGACCCGTGAAGATGTACTTGCCGGCCAGCCCGATTACCTGCACCAGATCCTCGACCGCCATCCGCCCCGTCACGACGATGCGCCGGCGCTATTCGAGAGCGGACAGACACTCAGCTACGGCCAATTGCGCGAGGCGGTCGCGATGCTGGCCGACCAGTTCGAACGCGACGGTATTCGCGCTGGCGACAGGGTCATGCTGGTCGCAGAGAACAGCGGTTTACTGGTGGCGTCCCTGCTCGCACTCAGTCGCCTGAACGCCTGGTCCGTGGTCGTCAATGCGCGATTGTCGGCGGGTGAGATCGAAAACATTCGCGTCCATTGCAGCGCCCGTCGGGTCTTGTTCGGCAGTGCTGTATCGAGGGATGCCGCCGCCCATGCCGAGCGCGCTGGCGCCGAGCCGCGCATGTCGGACTGCCTGGGCAGCTACCACCTCGGACCGCTGAATGGGGACTGCCAGCCTGAAGTGGTAGAAAACGACCCATCGCGCCAGGTCGCGGTCATGATCTACACCACCGGTACCACCGGCGCGCCCAAAGGCGTCATGCTGACCCACCGCAACCTGCTTTACATTGCCCACTCCGCCAGCCTGCTGCGCCAGCTGTGCAGCCAGGACCGTGTCTACGCGGTGCTGCCGATTTCTCACGTTTATGGCTTGTCGGCAGTCTGCCTCGCCAGCCTGTTCGCCGGCGCAGCGCTGCAACTGGAAGCGCGCTTCGACCCACAAGAACTGGCCCGCGCCCTGCGTGATGACGGCATTACCTTGATGCAAGGCGTTCCGACCATGTACGCCAGGCTGCTTGAGTTGGCGGATGCCGGCCAACTCGAGTTGTTCGCGCCGCAATTGCGCTTCATGTATGCCGGTGGTTCGCCCCTGGACATGACCCTCAAGAACGCAGTCGAACAGCGCTTCGGCCTGACGCTGCACAATGGCTACGGCCTGACCGAAAGCTCGCCCACGGTCAGCCAGACGCGCATCGACGCCCCGCGCAGCGATACCTCCATCGGCCTGCCGATTCCCGGCCTGGACATTCGCCTGATGAACAACGATCGCGACGCCTGCGTAGCGCAGGGCGAAGTCGGCGAGCTGTGGATACGCGGTCCCAATGTGATGAAGGGCTATTACCAATCGCCTGAAAAGACCAAAGAGGTCCTGACGGCAGACGGCTGGCTCAACACCGGCGACCTGGCGCGCCAGGACAGCGATGGCGCGCTCTTCATCGCCGGGCGCAGCAAGGAGTTGATCATCCGTTCCGGGTTCAACGTGTATCCCCCCGAGGTCGAAGCCGTCATAGCAGCCTTTCCGGGCGTGGTGATCGCGGCTGTCGTCGGCCGTCCGGTGGAAGGTAACGAAGAGGTCGTGGCATTCCTTCAGGTCGCCCATCGCGAGTCGTTCGATACGACTGCCTTGAAGACCTTCCTGGCCGAACGCCTTTCTCCCTACAAACGCCCAAGCAAAATTCACGTGCTCGACAGCCTGCCCGCCACCGCGTCGGGCAAGATCCTCAAGCATCAACTCAAGCAACAGGCGCAAGCGCTTTAAATCTATCCGTGACGAGGCATTCGCAACGAATGCCTCGTTATACCCTGGCAGAAACTACCCATGAAACGACTAATAGAAATCCCGGCGAACCGCCTTCCCGCCGAAGGACAGCGCGTCCTGCTACGCCATGAAGAAACGTCAGTGCTGCTGTTCAATATCGCCGGCACCTTGCATGCCATCGACGAGAGTTGCCCGCACAGCGGCGCATCCCTGTTCGCCGGCAAACTGCATGGGAACATGCTGCAGTGCCCGGCCCATGGACTGCGGTTCAACCTGGAAAAGGGTTGCCCGGGCGCGAAGGGAATGGAGGTAAGGACTTATCCCGTCAGCTCCCACGACGAGGTGTGTATCGTGGATCTGTCCGAGGCCACAACGGGCTGAAGGCGGCCGGTGGTCGTTGCATCTCGCTTGCCGCCGGCCTGTGGCTAAGCTTAATGAATCGGGGGAATTGAAACCTGGGTGTTCCCAAAGGAGACGATCATGTATGCCGTGATAAGAACCTACCTGGGTGCTGGAGCAAAGCAGCTTTTCGAGCGATTGGAGGAGCGCAAAACCGACGTCGAAGCCGCCCTGCGTACAGTACCTGGTCTCGTAAGCTACACGCTGCTCAATACCGGTGATGGCGGTACGTCGGTGACTGTCTGCACGGACAAGGCCGGCAGCGATGCGAGCTTGAAAGTTGCACGTGAGTGGATTCAGAAAAATGCATCGGATATCCACGCGGACCCGCCGATCGTGACGGAAGGCCCGGTCCTTGTGCAGATCAAGTAACGCGTCCTTGCGATTGCCCCCTAGAGCGCTGCCTCGATTTTTCGCGCCGCCGCCTCATCGACCCAGGCGTGCCACACCTGCGGGTACTCCTTGAGGAACATCCTGGCCAGCTTGGGTGACTCGATGCGCTCGCGGGTCATCCTCGCCAGGTTCTGGTTCAGCAGATCGATGGGAATATTGACCTTTTCCAGCACCGCGACCAGCTCGGGCGCCTGGTCATGAAACGCCTTGGAGAGCCCGACCATGGTGACCACGTCCTTGTTGGCGCCGGTCTTTTCCTCCAGCCTTATCGCATCGACCTGGCCCATCAACGGAGTCGGTGACCAGTAGTAGAACAGCACCGGTTCGCCGCGCTTGTAGCTGGACAGCACAGCGGCATCCAATGCCGCACCGGTGCCCGGGCGGAAGTTCGTGAAGGTGTTTTCAAGGCCATACTCTTTCAACATCTCGGTATTGTCCTGTTCACAAATCCAGCCCGCGGGGCAGTTGTAGAACCGGCCTTTGGAGGGCTCCTCCGAATCGCGAAAAATACCCGGGTACCTGCTCAGGTCGGCGACCGTCCTGAGGTCGGGCGCCTGCGCCGGCCGCTTGCGTTTGGCGTCCCCCTCCACGACATAACGCGGCACATACCAGCCCTGGGTCGCACCGACGATCGGCGCACCCACCCCGACCACCTTGCCGGCTGCCGCGGCCTTCTTCCAGACCTCGCTGCGCTCCATCCACTCTTCGCCAAACACTTGAATATCGTTGCCGGCCAGGGCAGTCTCGAGAATGATGGTGTTACCCACCAACTGATCCGTTGCACAGCCATAACCTTCCTTGAGCACGATCATCATGATGTCGGTGAGGAGCATCCCGCTCTCCCAGTTCAGACCGGCAAACTTCACAGGCCGGCCCGATTCACACCACCCTGCGGCCTGGCTGCCGGCACTGCCAACGAGCAAGCCAAGGGTGAGCAACGAAGCCAGCAAACTCTTCCTGTTTTTCATGATCAGACGCTCCGAATCATTATTATTGGGGGCAGCGAACTGTTGTGTGCGACACACGTGAAGCGAAGGAATCAATCAATTGCTTTTCTTGTTATGGGTGACACTCAAACCAGGGGATCGACGGTGGTGCGTCCGTAGAACAACTGGCGGGCATAGGCACTGAATTCGACATTGGGCTGGTCCACGTAGGCGAACACCGCGTTGAGCCGCAACCTCTCCCCTTGCACCGGCGTCACTCGGTGCAATGAATAGCGGCCGCGGAACAATGTCAGGGTACCGGGTACTTGAGGCAACACCTCTATCTGCTGAGTTTGCGGCTCATCGAGGAACTGCCTGACCGCGTCGTAGCAATCGTCGTGTTCATTGCGCAGCATGCGCACATACTCGAAATCCCCGCCGGCGGCCGCCGCCTGGAGGGACAGCGTGACGCTGAAGTCGGAACGATCAAAATGCCAGCCCAATTGCTGCCCTGCCGTGAAGCCCTGCAGGTTAAGGGCTGCCAGGGGATCGGCGTGACGATAAAGCGTCTCCAGGTTCAACACATCCCGGATGAACGTCAGCACCTCGTCCGATTGGTAAATCTGCCGGATCAAGTTGTCGCCGGGAATGTCAGCGTAGGCGACCGTGTCTTTTTCCGTCTCCATCAAGCGCTGCAGCGGATGCCCTGGGTCAACGCCTTCCTCCTGGGGCTTGAAGTAGACCGTATGTTTTTCCCGAAAATGAAACATGCGCGGGTGCAGTGCGAGGGTTTGATCCGCCATCGCCGCGACCGATTCATCGCGAATGAAACCCGGAAATATCGCAACGCCTTCTTGTCCCAGCAACGACTGACTGCGGGCAACCAGTGCCAGATAAGCGGGGTTGGTGCGGTCGGTAATGGGGTAACGCGCAAGATCGATCAAATCGCCAAGGGCTGGTGCAGGTTTGCTAGGCAGGGTGGTCATGGTTGTTGTTCTCCGGTGGCTCTGCTGGATTCAGATTGCATCGACCGAAAAAACAAGTCACGCTCATAATTTTACGCAATTTTGTGAATTATTTTCAGGTCGGCCACCATGAGACTCACGCTGGATCACCTTGTGATGCTGCAAACCCTGTCCCAAGTCGATTCGATTACGGCGGTGGCCGAGCGTTTATGGCTGACACCCTCTGCCGTCAGTCACCGCATCCGTGAAGCGGAGCGGCGGCTGGGTGTGAGCCTGACGGAAAGGTCCGGCGGCAAATTGAGACTCAGCCCTGCGGGCGTGCGCCTGGAGCGAGCCGCCAAGGACATCATCGCCATTCTGAATGAAGCCGAGTCCGAAGCCAGGTCCATGGCCGGCGGTGTCACGGCCTTTGTGCGCATGGGGGTCACCTCCTACGGCCCGTTCCGCTGGATTCCGAAATTCATCAAGCATTACTCGAGCCTTCGACCGGATATCGAAATAACCCTGGTGACCGTGCCCCGCGATGATGTTTACGCGAGCCTGATGCAAGGGCGGCTTGATGTGTCCATCATCGATGACGGCATGGTGCCCAGCGGGGTGGCAAAACTGCCGCTGTTTCGCGACGACCTGATCGCGATCATGGCCACCGACCATCCGCTTGCGCAAAGAAGGAACATCTACGCCGAAGACTTCAAGACCTACAACCTGGTGACGTACTCGACCGATCGCGCCAGTGGCTGGGAATACGATCGATTCTTCGCCCCCGCGAGCATCTTGCCGCGGCGCATGATCACGGTTGAGTTGATCGAAGCCATCGTCGAACTGGTTCGCTCAGGCTACGGCATCAGCATCTTGCAACGCGATCTGGTGACCCCCAGCCTTGAGCGTGGGGAACTGGCCTGGGCGGCCCTGAACGACGGCCTTGATATCGCCTGGAACGCTATCGTTCGCCCCTCAGAGCGGGAAGACAGCGAGGTCAACAAAATGGTGACAGAGCTGGACACCTGGATTAAACAGGCTGGAAATCCTGGCCACGGCTAAATCGGCGTTTTGCACGTCAACCAGGCCCCCCAGAAAAGGCTGCTGAAGAAACGGGTGGTGTCGCCAAATC
Proteins encoded in this window:
- a CDS encoding enoyl-CoA hydratase, translated to MNETYVDHPLTGVARIHLNRPEARNALNQAVREQLAEHFSVLGVDPEVRCILLTGGDQVFAAGADIRDMAERGAIDMLLRQTQRLWAAIAECPKPVIAAVNGFALGGGCELAMHADLIVAGRSARFGQPEIRVGIMPGAGGTQRLTRAVGKFQAMRMLLTGLPVSADEALRMGLASEVVEDDQVQARALELATQIAGMPPLAVMQIKEVLLAGQDASLDTALMLERKAFQLLFDSADQKEGMRAFLEKRQPVYSGN
- a CDS encoding IclR family transcriptional regulator; the protein is MTKPTPFDTELDQQDLEQDRQFVTALARGLELLRCFRPGERLLGNQELVVRSGLPKATVSRLTYTLVRLGYLQYNASMGKYALDTGVLALGYAHLSGLDIRRAARPLMAELAEQTQTSVSLGARDRLSMVYIDNCQGSGPLTLRLDIGARIPLATTAMGRAYLAALPEQERDLLLDQLRARDQEQWPAIREQLEKAFRQYQDQGFCLSLGGWEKDINAVGVPLIKPDGSGVVAFSCGGPAFALRQHMLEDDLGPRLSHMVRNVQANLGRQYQ
- a CDS encoding acyl-CoA dehydrogenase family protein; the encoded protein is MINDQETLNLLLDNLSRFVRERLVPAESEVAETDRIPRHIVDEMRALGLFGLCIPQEYDGLGLSMEEEVLVAFELGKTSPAFRSLIGTNNGIGSQGLIIDGTEEQKQRYLPRMAAGELIGSFALTEPGAGSDAASLSTRAVREGDFYVLNGTKRFITNAPQAGIFTVMARTSSEIKGAGGISAFIVEAGTPGLSLGKIDQKMGQKGAHTCDVIFENCRIPAANLIGGVEGIGFKTAMKVLDKGRLHIAAICVGAAERMLDDALTYALERKQFGQPLAEFQLIQAMFADSQADIYAARCMVIDAARKRDLKQDVSMEASCCKMFASEMCGRVADRAVQIFGGAGYVSEYGIERFYRDVRLFRIYEGTTQIQQLVIARHLIRRAGLK
- a CDS encoding class I adenylate-forming enzyme family protein, producing MLTREDVLAGQPDYLHQILDRHPPRHDDAPALFESGQTLSYGQLREAVAMLADQFERDGIRAGDRVMLVAENSGLLVASLLALSRLNAWSVVVNARLSAGEIENIRVHCSARRVLFGSAVSRDAAAHAERAGAEPRMSDCLGSYHLGPLNGDCQPEVVENDPSRQVAVMIYTTGTTGAPKGVMLTHRNLLYIAHSASLLRQLCSQDRVYAVLPISHVYGLSAVCLASLFAGAALQLEARFDPQELARALRDDGITLMQGVPTMYARLLELADAGQLELFAPQLRFMYAGGSPLDMTLKNAVEQRFGLTLHNGYGLTESSPTVSQTRIDAPRSDTSIGLPIPGLDIRLMNNDRDACVAQGEVGELWIRGPNVMKGYYQSPEKTKEVLTADGWLNTGDLARQDSDGALFIAGRSKELIIRSGFNVYPPEVEAVIAAFPGVVIAAVVGRPVEGNEEVVAFLQVAHRESFDTTALKTFLAERLSPYKRPSKIHVLDSLPATASGKILKHQLKQQAQAL
- a CDS encoding Rieske (2Fe-2S) protein — translated: MKRLIEIPANRLPAEGQRVLLRHEETSVLLFNIAGTLHAIDESCPHSGASLFAGKLHGNMLQCPAHGLRFNLEKGCPGAKGMEVRTYPVSSHDEVCIVDLSEATTG
- a CDS encoding ABC transporter substrate-binding protein, encoding MKNRKSLLASLLTLGLLVGSAGSQAAGWCESGRPVKFAGLNWESGMLLTDIMMIVLKEGYGCATDQLVGNTIILETALAGNDIQVFGEEWMERSEVWKKAAAAGKVVGVGAPIVGATQGWYVPRYVVEGDAKRKRPAQAPDLRTVADLSRYPGIFRDSEEPSKGRFYNCPAGWICEQDNTEMLKEYGLENTFTNFRPGTGAALDAAVLSSYKRGEPVLFYYWSPTPLMGQVDAIRLEEKTGANKDVVTMVGLSKAFHDQAPELVAVLEKVNIPIDLLNQNLARMTRERIESPKLARMFLKEYPQVWHAWVDEAAARKIEAAL
- a CDS encoding HalD/BesD family halogenase produces the protein MTTLPSKPAPALGDLIDLARYPITDRTNPAYLALVARSQSLLGQEGVAIFPGFIRDESVAAMADQTLALHPRMFHFREKHTVYFKPQEEGVDPGHPLQRLMETEKDTVAYADIPGDNLIRQIYQSDEVLTFIRDVLNLETLYRHADPLAALNLQGFTAGQQLGWHFDRSDFSVTLSLQAAAAGGDFEYVRMLRNEHDDCYDAVRQFLDEPQTQQIEVLPQVPGTLTLFRGRYSLHRVTPVQGERLRLNAVFAYVDQPNVEFSAYARQLFYGRTTVDPLV
- a CDS encoding LysR family transcriptional regulator, which produces MRLTLDHLVMLQTLSQVDSITAVAERLWLTPSAVSHRIREAERRLGVSLTERSGGKLRLSPAGVRLERAAKDIIAILNEAESEARSMAGGVTAFVRMGVTSYGPFRWIPKFIKHYSSLRPDIEITLVTVPRDDVYASLMQGRLDVSIIDDGMVPSGVAKLPLFRDDLIAIMATDHPLAQRRNIYAEDFKTYNLVTYSTDRASGWEYDRFFAPASILPRRMITVELIEAIVELVRSGYGISILQRDLVTPSLERGELAWAALNDGLDIAWNAIVRPSEREDSEVNKMVTELDTWIKQAGNPGHG